A part of Chroicocephalus ridibundus chromosome 5, bChrRid1.1, whole genome shotgun sequence genomic DNA contains:
- the HSPA12B gene encoding heat shock 70 kDa protein 12B, which translates to MAMLLEPGMQSLRMGANGERCPTPSPPGSPGTPHDSCSIAPLTPSQSPRSEARSQQTTSFAVVVAIDFGTTSSGYAFSFSSDPEAIHMMRKWEGGDPGVANQKTPTSLLLTPEGVFHSFGYTARDYYHDLDPEEARDWLYFEKFKMKIHSTSDLTMQTELEAVNGKKMQALEVFAHALRFFKQHAVQELKDQCPSLPERDAIRWVITVPAIWKQPAKQFMREAAYKAGLVSPENPEQLLIALEPEAASIYCRKLRLHQLIDLSCKPPANGLAPDHSIDSSFRQAREQLRRSRHSRTFLVESGVGELWSEMQAGDRYIVADCGGGTVDLTVHQIEKPQGTLKELYKASGGPYGAVGVDLAFEKLLCHIFGEDFIATFKAKRPAAWVDLTIAFEARKRAAAPSRASPLNISLPFSFIDFYRKHRGQNVETALKKSNVNFVKWSSQGMLRMSSEAMSELFQPTISQIIKHIDDLLKKPEVQGIKFLFLVGGFAESAMLQRAVQAAFGHTCRVIIPQDVGLTILKGAVLFGLDPTIVRVRRSPLTYGVGVLNKFVEGKHPREKLLVKEGKNWCTDIFEKFVSVDQSVALGEVVQRSYCPARPGQRKTIINIYCCATDDVVYITDPGVRKCGTISLELEALGDAGSPARGRREIRASMQFGDTEIKVTAMDIRTSKTVRATIDFLSN; encoded by the exons gTGCCAATGGCGAGCGGTGCCCCACGCcgtcccctcccggctccccggGGACGCCCCACGACAGCTGCAGCATCGCCCCACTGACGCCCTCCCAGTCGCCG AGGAGCGAGGCTCGCTCCCAGCAAACCACCTCCTTCGCTGTGGTGGTGGCCATCGACTTCGGCACCACGTCCAGTGGCTACGCCTTCAGCTTCTCCAGCGACCCGGAGGCCATCCACATGATGAG GAAATGGGAAGGAGGTGACCCGGGGGTGGCCAACCAGAAGACCCCCACCAGCCTCCTGCTGACGCCGGAGGGCGTCTTCCACAGCTTCGGCTACACCGCCCGGGACTACTACCACGACCTGGACCCCGAGGAAGCCCGCGACTGGCTCTACTTCGAGAAGTTTAAGATGAAGATTCACAGCACCAGC GACCTCACCATGCAAACTGAACTAGAAGCTGTCAACGGGAAGAAAATGCAAGCGCTGGAGGTGTTTGCCCACGCGCTCCGCTTCTTCAAGCAGCACGCCGTGCAG GAGCTGAAGGACCAGTGCCCGTCCCTGCCCGAGAGAGATGCCATCCGCTGGGTGATCACTGTGCCCGCCATCTGGAAGCAACCGGCCAAGCAGTTCATGCGGGAGGCTGCCTACAAG GCCGGTCTGGTGTCCCCGGAGAACCCGGAGCAGCTGCTGATCGCGCTGGAGCCCGAAGCCGCCTCCATTTATTGCAGGAAGCTTCGCCTCCACCAACTGATCGACCTGAGCTGCAAACCCCCGGCCAACGGGCTGGCACCGGACCACTCCATCGACTCCAGCTTTCGGCAGG CCCGAGAGCAGCTCCGGCGGTCCCGCCACAGCCGCACCTTCCTGGTGGAGTCGGGAGTTGGGGAGCTCTGGTCGGAGATGCAGGCAG GTGACCGCTACATCGTGGCGGACTGCGGCGGTGGCACGGTGGACCTCACCGTGCACCAGATCGAGAAACCACAGGGGACACTGAAGGAGCTGTACAAAGCCTCAG GGGGTCCCTACGGGGCCGTGGGGGTGGACCTGGCCTTCGAGAAGCTGCTGTGCCACATTTTCGGGGAGGATTTCATCGCCACCTTCAAGGCCAAGCGCCCCGCCGCTTGGGTGGACCTGACCATCGCCTTCGAAGCCCGCAAgcgggcagcagccccctcccgcgCCAGCCCCCTCAAcatctccctgcccttctccttcATCGACTTCTACCGCAAGCACCGGGGCCAGAACGTGGAGACAGCCCTCAAGAAGAGCAA tgtCAACTTTGTGAAGTGGTCGTCCCAAGGGATGCTGCGGATGTCCTCGGAGGCCATGAGCGAGCTCTTCCAGCCCACCATCAGCCAGATCATCAAACACATCG acGACCTCCTGAAGAAGCCGGAGGTCCAAGGCATCAAGTTCCTCTTCCTGGTGGGGGGCTTCGCGGAGTCGGCCATGCTGCAGCGCGCCGTCCAGGCGGCCTTCGGCCACACCTGCCGCGTCATCATCCCCCAAGACGTGGGGCTGACCATCCTCAAAGGGGCCGTGCTCTTCGGCCTCGACCCCACCATCGTCCGCGTCCGCCGCTCCCCCCTGACCTACGGCGTGGGGGTGCTCAACAAGTTTGTGGAGGGGAAGCACCCGCGGGAGAAGCTGCTGGTGAAGGAGGGCAAGAACTGGTGCACCGACATCTTTGAGAAGTTTGTCTCCGTGGACCAGTCCGTGGCACTGGGAGAGGTGGTCCAGCGCAGCTACTGCCCAGCCCGGCCGGGCCAGCGCAAGACCATCATCAACATCTACTGCTGTGCCACCGACGACGTGGTCTACATCACCGACCCTGGCGTGCGCAAGTGCGGCACCATCAGCCTGGAGCTGGAGGCGCTGGGCGACGCCGGCAGCCCGGCACGCGGCCGCCGGGAGATCCGCGCCAGCATGCAGTTCGGGGACACAGAGATCAAGGTCACCGCCATGGACATCCGCACCTCCAAGACGGTCCGAGCCACCATCGATTTCCTCTCCAACTGA